The following are encoded in a window of Sphaerisporangium siamense genomic DNA:
- a CDS encoding lysylphosphatidylglycerol synthase domain-containing protein, whose product MSGKWVKAGLSMASLALAVLLVVFLPQIVHALTGATVSWGEIGAQFAAMSVPMVLLMTVLWLASLYAYTFVMTSALPGLTHLQALTLNAAGSAVSNLLPFGGAAGLALTFGMTKGWGFATRPVVVYAVVTGVWNTLFRFILPAIGIIALLVAGRIPDQRVVSAAWGGAVSILILVAVVASALYWERAAGVLGRVLDRVLGVLPRRIRPAEHAASGAIQRLRADTAEIVRKGSLGLSLGMVGFLGFQCLIMTACLVATGAYPGPAETVAVFAVSRVLTSALITPSGAGIMEGGTASLLIAFGQPSGSALAAAILFGFWTYTIEIPWGGLALGGWSLLRRRDAKDRDRRSPEPATRA is encoded by the coding sequence ATGAGCGGCAAATGGGTCAAGGCGGGCCTGTCCATGGCCTCGCTGGCCCTGGCGGTCCTGCTCGTGGTGTTCCTCCCGCAGATCGTCCACGCCCTCACCGGCGCCACCGTGAGCTGGGGCGAGATCGGCGCGCAGTTCGCCGCCATGAGCGTGCCGATGGTCCTGCTGATGACCGTGCTGTGGCTGGCCAGCCTGTACGCCTACACGTTCGTGATGACCTCCGCGCTGCCGGGCCTGACCCACCTGCAGGCGCTGACGCTGAACGCCGCGGGCAGCGCGGTCAGCAACCTGCTGCCGTTCGGCGGGGCCGCGGGCCTCGCGCTGACCTTCGGCATGACCAAGGGCTGGGGGTTCGCGACCCGGCCCGTCGTGGTGTACGCCGTGGTCACCGGCGTGTGGAACACGCTGTTCCGGTTCATCCTGCCCGCGATCGGCATCATCGCCCTGCTCGTCGCCGGGCGCATCCCGGACCAGCGCGTGGTCAGCGCCGCCTGGGGCGGGGCGGTCTCGATCCTGATCCTGGTGGCCGTGGTGGCCTCGGCCCTGTACTGGGAGCGGGCGGCGGGCGTGCTCGGCCGCGTCCTGGACCGGGTGCTCGGGGTGCTGCCGCGCCGGATCCGCCCCGCCGAGCACGCCGCGTCCGGCGCGATCCAGCGCCTGCGCGCCGACACCGCCGAGATCGTCCGCAAGGGCTCGCTCGGGCTGTCGCTCGGCATGGTCGGGTTCCTGGGGTTCCAGTGCCTGATCATGACGGCCTGCCTGGTCGCCACCGGCGCCTACCCGGGCCCGGCCGAGACCGTCGCGGTGTTCGCGGTGAGCCGGGTGCTGACCAGCGCGCTGATCACCCCGAGCGGCGCGGGCATCATGGAGGGCGGCACGGCCTCGCTGCTGATCGCCTTCGGCCAGCCGTCGGGCTCGGCGCTCGCCGCGGCCATCCTGTTCGGCTTCTGGACCTACACGATCGAGATCCCCTGGGGCGGCCTCGCCCTCGGCGGCTGGTCGCTGCTGCGCAGGCGCGACGCCAAGGACCGCGACCGCCGCTCACCGGAGCCCGCGACCCGCGCCTGA
- a CDS encoding D-alanyl-D-alanine carboxypeptidase family protein, which translates to MRMLTVAVMAALLAVAGLAGPAHARTAPRVTAKEVYLIDAATGAARFARRETRRVPVASLTKIMTAYVVRRSASLDAVVTITKADVRHAAAGGAARAGLKAGERLSVRDLLYALLLPSGADAANALARTYGPGVQRFVGKMNAAARSLGMRDTLYVNPDGMPQPGGDHSTAFDQVTLAKAVLADPVVAQVAGTKRHAVAKTSLHRGHVWKNTNRLLPVDAQGLKTGYTRPAGYCLMFAAARDGRTYIGVILGERTDAARYRTARSLLDAATAA; encoded by the coding sequence ATGCGCATGCTGACCGTCGCCGTCATGGCCGCGCTGCTGGCCGTGGCGGGCCTGGCTGGCCCGGCCCACGCCCGTACCGCGCCCCGCGTCACCGCCAAGGAGGTCTACCTGATCGACGCGGCGACCGGGGCGGCGCGGTTCGCACGGCGGGAGACCCGGCGCGTCCCCGTGGCGAGCCTCACCAAGATCATGACGGCGTACGTCGTGCGCAGGTCCGCCTCCCTGGACGCGGTGGTGACGATCACCAAGGCCGACGTGCGGCACGCCGCCGCGGGCGGCGCCGCCCGCGCGGGCCTGAAGGCCGGCGAGCGGCTGAGCGTGCGCGACCTGCTGTACGCGCTGCTGCTGCCCTCGGGCGCGGACGCCGCCAACGCGCTGGCCCGCACGTACGGCCCGGGCGTGCAGCGGTTCGTGGGCAAGATGAACGCCGCCGCGCGCTCGCTCGGCATGCGGGACACCCTCTACGTCAACCCCGACGGCATGCCGCAGCCCGGCGGCGACCATTCGACCGCGTTCGACCAGGTCACGCTGGCCAAGGCCGTCCTCGCCGATCCGGTCGTGGCGCAGGTCGCCGGCACGAAGCGGCACGCGGTCGCCAAGACGTCCCTGCACCGCGGCCACGTGTGGAAGAACACCAACAGGCTGCTGCCCGTCGACGCCCAGGGGCTGAAGACGGGCTACACCCGCCCGGCGGGCTACTGCCTGATGTTCGCCGCGGCCCGGGACGGCCGCACCTACATCGGGGTGATCCTCGGCGAGCGCACCGACGCCGCCCGCTACCGCACCGCCCGTTCCCTCCTCGACGCCGCCACCGCCGCCTAG
- a CDS encoding AfsR/SARP family transcriptional regulator: protein MADDLGGGGADMVTFRVLGPVEAYAEGELDLGGLRQRAVLARLLVARGQVVPVDTLLFDLWTDEGAKGAQSGLQVYISRLRRVLEPGRPRGGPNRLLVTVASGYALRTTPDQVDALRFEGMVRAAGKYLDNDDPEPARAGLETALGLWRGTPYADFAEHHWAEAEVSRLAELRLVARERHGDAGLRLGLHAETVPDLEALTTEHPLREEGWRLLALGLYRCGRQGDALAALRRARTTLADELGIDPGPALRKMESDILSQDPSLELVLPQRPRFAEAAGTWPPRPESQTGDMPPLATEPFVGRDAELDRLTGAAPHAMAGRFTAAVVSGDPGAGKTTLVRRLGRTLGGQGWITASGGCPDSSATPPGWAWVEVLRTLVAARGTGEYGTLLAPLLDDAAPGDDDDQASGGFRLHRAVGGYIAAIAREAPVLIVLEDLHWADDQTIALLRALPSLLAAGRVLLVVTCRDGELNDQQSEVLAALARLGPVRVGLEGLDGDAVAELVRATCVREVDEDAVSTIVERTGGNPFFVRETVRLLDSEGSGGRATAAEVISEVPSGVRDVLRRRVTRLPVTAQQILLQAAVIGREVDIDVLVDVSGDEEAVVDAVEAALLAGLVTEPGPGMLRFDHDLVRDTLYSDASRLRRSRLHAAVASVIESRSPSDVAALAHHYDAAGTAETAAKAVHYAGLAAEQAERRFAHREAARLWERAIAAFDRARPGGPPSKERLLLQLRLIKALALAGDMTAARARRREAMDAALPLGDLELTARIAASVAVPHKGIARDLTRTAWEIVDVTERALIELPPGEQSLRASLLATLALELEGSATGRGYEASLEAEELARQSGDPALLAVALSGRLRQSYVITVVDEREAIGRELLEVGAASGQIAVQALAHLVLMECAAARGDFAEADAQVGAAERLAKQYALPAPPAVGAWYAGMRMMISGDYAGAERAYRRAAGLTARAGMLEGRQDLPLITAFCLRLVDGKAEDMVEPLEEAHRRGAKWTLDAYAVALTSAGHLKDARAVAATRTPVRPDFLYELAMTWRALAGMLLGDRDRMQDAYSTLGPFSDRIAGAGTGVVALWPVAQTLGDLAVRLGQPAEAERHYRKALGVAERVRVPRWVAAARKALGPGNPVSS from the coding sequence GTGGCTGACGACTTGGGTGGCGGCGGGGCTGACATGGTGACGTTCCGCGTGCTCGGCCCGGTCGAGGCGTACGCCGAGGGCGAGCTCGACCTCGGCGGGCTGCGCCAGCGTGCCGTCCTCGCCCGATTACTCGTCGCCCGCGGCCAGGTCGTGCCCGTCGACACGCTGCTGTTCGACCTGTGGACCGACGAAGGGGCCAAAGGAGCGCAGTCCGGGCTCCAGGTCTACATCTCCCGGCTGCGCCGCGTCCTGGAGCCGGGACGCCCGCGCGGCGGGCCCAACCGCCTGCTGGTCACCGTCGCCTCCGGCTACGCCCTGCGCACCACGCCCGACCAGGTCGACGCGCTGCGCTTCGAGGGCATGGTCCGCGCGGCGGGCAAGTACCTCGACAACGACGACCCCGAGCCGGCCCGCGCGGGCCTGGAGACCGCGCTCGGCCTGTGGCGCGGCACGCCCTACGCCGACTTCGCCGAGCACCACTGGGCGGAGGCGGAGGTCAGCAGGCTGGCGGAACTGCGGCTCGTCGCCCGCGAGCGGCACGGCGACGCGGGGCTGCGCCTCGGCCTGCACGCCGAGACCGTCCCCGACCTGGAGGCGCTGACCACCGAGCACCCCTTGCGCGAGGAGGGCTGGCGGCTGCTCGCCCTCGGCCTGTACCGCTGCGGCAGGCAGGGCGACGCCCTGGCCGCGCTGCGCCGTGCCCGCACGACGCTGGCCGACGAGCTGGGCATCGACCCCGGTCCCGCGCTGCGCAAGATGGAGTCGGACATCCTCTCCCAGGATCCGTCCCTGGAACTCGTCCTCCCCCAGCGTCCGCGCTTCGCCGAGGCGGCCGGCACCTGGCCGCCGCGCCCGGAGAGCCAGACCGGCGACATGCCGCCCCTGGCGACCGAGCCGTTCGTCGGCCGGGACGCCGAGCTGGACCGGCTCACCGGCGCCGCCCCGCACGCCATGGCCGGGCGGTTCACCGCCGCCGTGGTCAGCGGCGACCCCGGCGCGGGCAAGACGACGCTGGTGCGCCGGCTCGGGCGCACGCTCGGCGGCCAGGGGTGGATCACCGCCTCGGGCGGCTGCCCCGACAGCAGCGCCACGCCCCCGGGCTGGGCGTGGGTGGAGGTCCTGCGCACGCTGGTCGCCGCGCGCGGCACCGGCGAGTACGGCACGCTGCTCGCGCCGCTGCTGGACGACGCCGCGCCCGGCGACGACGACGACCAGGCGTCCGGCGGCTTCCGCCTGCACCGCGCGGTGGGCGGCTACATCGCCGCCATCGCGCGCGAGGCCCCCGTGCTGATCGTCCTGGAGGACCTGCACTGGGCGGACGACCAGACGATCGCGCTGCTGCGCGCCCTGCCCAGCCTGCTGGCGGCCGGCCGCGTGCTGCTCGTGGTCACCTGCCGCGACGGCGAGCTGAACGACCAGCAGTCCGAGGTGCTGGCGGCGCTCGCCCGGCTCGGCCCCGTCCGGGTCGGCCTTGAGGGGCTGGACGGGGACGCCGTGGCCGAGCTGGTCCGCGCCACCTGCGTCCGCGAGGTGGACGAGGACGCCGTCAGCACGATCGTCGAGCGCACCGGCGGCAACCCGTTCTTCGTCCGCGAGACCGTCCGCCTGCTGGACTCCGAGGGGAGCGGCGGCCGGGCCACGGCGGCCGAGGTGATCTCCGAGGTGCCGTCCGGCGTGCGGGACGTGCTGCGCCGCCGCGTCACCCGGCTGCCGGTGACGGCCCAGCAGATCCTGCTGCAGGCGGCGGTGATCGGCAGGGAGGTCGACATCGACGTGCTGGTGGACGTGTCCGGCGACGAGGAGGCCGTGGTCGACGCGGTCGAGGCCGCCCTGCTGGCCGGGCTGGTCACCGAGCCGGGCCCCGGCATGCTGCGCTTCGACCACGACCTGGTCCGCGACACCCTGTACTCGGACGCCTCCCGGCTGCGCAGGTCGCGCCTGCACGCCGCAGTCGCCTCGGTGATCGAGAGCCGTTCGCCGTCCGACGTCGCCGCGCTGGCCCACCACTACGACGCCGCGGGCACCGCCGAGACCGCCGCGAAGGCCGTCCACTACGCGGGCCTGGCCGCCGAGCAGGCCGAGCGCCGGTTCGCCCACCGCGAGGCGGCGAGGCTGTGGGAGCGGGCCATCGCCGCCTTCGACCGCGCCCGCCCGGGCGGGCCGCCGTCCAAGGAGCGCCTGCTGCTACAGCTCCGGCTGATCAAGGCGCTGGCGCTGGCCGGGGACATGACGGCCGCACGCGCCCGCCGCCGCGAGGCCATGGACGCGGCGCTGCCGCTGGGCGACCTGGAGCTGACCGCGCGGATCGCCGCCTCGGTGGCCGTGCCGCACAAGGGCATCGCCCGCGACCTGACCCGCACGGCGTGGGAGATCGTCGACGTCACCGAGCGGGCGCTGATCGAGCTGCCGCCCGGCGAGCAGTCCCTGCGGGCGAGCCTGCTGGCCACCCTCGCGCTGGAGCTGGAGGGCTCGGCGACCGGCCGCGGGTACGAGGCGTCCCTGGAGGCCGAGGAACTGGCCCGGCAGAGCGGCGACCCGGCGCTGCTGGCCGTCGCGCTGAGCGGGCGGCTGCGCCAGTCGTACGTCATCACGGTCGTCGACGAGCGCGAGGCGATCGGCCGCGAGCTGCTGGAGGTCGGCGCGGCCTCCGGGCAGATCGCGGTGCAGGCGCTGGCCCACCTGGTGCTGATGGAGTGCGCGGCGGCGCGCGGCGACTTCGCCGAGGCCGACGCGCAGGTCGGCGCGGCCGAGCGGCTGGCCAAGCAGTACGCCCTGCCCGCGCCCCCGGCCGTCGGCGCCTGGTACGCGGGCATGCGCATGATGATCAGCGGTGACTACGCCGGGGCCGAGCGGGCCTACCGCAGGGCGGCCGGCCTCACCGCGCGGGCCGGCATGCTGGAGGGCCGCCAGGACCTGCCGCTGATCACCGCCTTCTGCCTGCGGCTGGTGGACGGCAAGGCCGAGGACATGGTGGAGCCGCTGGAGGAGGCGCACCGGCGCGGCGCCAAGTGGACCCTGGACGCCTACGCCGTCGCGCTCACCTCGGCGGGCCACCTGAAGGACGCGCGCGCGGTGGCCGCGACGCGGACGCCCGTGCGTCCCGACTTCCTGTACGAGCTGGCCATGACATGGCGGGCGCTGGCGGGCATGCTGCTCGGCGACCGCGACCGGATGCAGGACGCCTACTCCACGCTCGGGCCGTTCTCCGACCGGATCGCCGGGGCGGGCACCGGGGTCGTGGCCCTGTGGCCGGTGGCCCAGACGCTGGGCGACCTGGCGGTGCGCCTCGGGCAGCCGGCGGAGGCCGAGCGGCACTACCGCAAGGCGCTCGGGGTGGCCGAGCGGGTGCGCGTCCCCCGGTGGGTGGCCGCGGCGCGCAAGGCGCTGGGCCCGGGCAACCCGGTCAGCAGCTGA